The proteins below come from a single Roseiflexus sp. RS-1 genomic window:
- a CDS encoding site-specific DNA-methyltransferase, translating into MILGDSLQVMASLAEREGLRGKVQMIYIDPPYGIKFNSNFQWSTTSRDVKDGRPEHITREPEQVKAFRDTWRDGIHSYLTCLRDRLTVARDLLTESGSIFVQIGDENVHRVRCLMDEVFGPDNFVRQIAFAKTGSMVSDELGRTSDYLLWYAKDKEYIKYRQLYSKKLPDAFYSNVELADSSVRKITHAEMVDPLLLPAGARVFRLVSLESAGPSGEDTPLEFEGEKFRPSKNGHWKLTYPDSMEALKKTGRMVKDGNKLRWKYYIDDYPLKVLSEVWSDTASFNPDQRYVVETRTKVVERCILMTTDPGDLVLDPTCGSGTTAYVAEQWGRRWITIDTSRVALALARARLMGARYPYYLLADSPEGRRKEAELSGRSYVEKPTYGDIRQGFVYERVPHITLKSIANNAEIDVIYETWQPQVLEALARLNAALRGHTKPFRVTNGGREGKEVRFDAPEGATFTMPSGEVVKAYELVEWEVPRQAPADWPETARQPLADFWAARIARQREIDASIARNADIEYLYDRPYIDNRKVRVAGPFTVESLSPHRTLFVDENDELIDPLRVRELQADYQPPPGFEQMVLENLKAAGVQQVHREDRISFTSIVPWPGELVCAEGRYLEGATEKRAAIFIGPEFGTVSRPDLVAAAREAADASFDVLIACAFSFEAHASEFNRLGRIPVLRARMNADLHMGGDLKPTGKGNLFVIFGEPDIKLLHEPDGRIRVQIRGVDVFDPSTGEIRSDSTDGIACWFIDTDYNEESFFVRHAYFLGQNDPYKALKTTLRAEINEEAWATLNSDTSRPFAKPASGRIAVKVINHLGDEVMKVFRV; encoded by the coding sequence ATGATCCTGGGTGACTCGCTCCAGGTGATGGCCAGCCTGGCCGAACGCGAAGGGCTGCGCGGCAAGGTGCAGATGATCTACATCGACCCGCCCTACGGCATCAAATTCAACAGCAACTTCCAGTGGTCCACCACCAGCCGCGACGTGAAGGACGGCCGACCCGAACACATCACCCGCGAGCCGGAGCAGGTCAAAGCCTTCCGCGACACCTGGCGCGACGGCATCCACTCCTACCTCACCTGCCTGCGCGACCGCCTCACCGTCGCCCGCGACCTGCTGACCGAATCCGGCTCGATCTTCGTACAGATCGGCGATGAGAACGTCCACCGCGTGCGCTGCCTGATGGATGAAGTGTTCGGTCCGGATAATTTTGTAAGACAGATCGCCTTCGCCAAGACCGGCAGTATGGTCTCCGATGAGCTGGGCCGGACAAGCGACTATCTACTTTGGTACGCTAAAGACAAAGAATACATAAAGTATCGTCAGCTATACTCTAAAAAGCTACCTGATGCTTTCTACAGTAATGTAGAGCTAGCCGATAGCAGCGTACGAAAGATCACGCACGCTGAAATGGTTGATCCGTTGCTGTTGCCAGCAGGGGCGAGAGTCTTCCGGCTCGTGAGCCTGGAGAGTGCAGGACCATCAGGTGAGGATACCCCACTTGAATTCGAGGGAGAGAAGTTCCGCCCAAGTAAGAACGGACACTGGAAGTTAACCTACCCCGACAGCATGGAAGCCTTGAAGAAGACGGGTCGGATGGTCAAGGATGGGAATAAACTAAGGTGGAAATATTACATTGACGACTATCCTTTGAAAGTCCTGTCCGAGGTCTGGAGCGACACTGCTAGTTTTAACCCCGACCAGAGATACGTAGTAGAGACGCGCACTAAAGTTGTCGAGCGCTGTATTTTGATGACTACCGACCCCGGCGACCTGGTGCTGGACCCGACCTGCGGATCGGGCACCACGGCCTACGTGGCCGAGCAATGGGGGCGGCGCTGGATCACGATTGACACCTCGCGCGTGGCGCTGGCGCTGGCCCGCGCGCGGCTGATGGGCGCGCGCTACCCCTACTACCTGCTGGCCGACTCGCCCGAGGGCCGGCGCAAGGAGGCCGAGCTGTCCGGTCGCTCCTACGTCGAGAAGCCGACCTACGGCGACATCCGCCAGGGCTTCGTCTACGAGCGCGTGCCGCACATCACGCTGAAATCCATCGCCAACAATGCCGAGATCGATGTCATCTACGAGACGTGGCAGCCGCAGGTGCTGGAGGCGCTAGCGCGCCTGAATGCGGCGCTGCGGGGCCACACAAAGCCCTTCCGCGTGACCAACGGCGGGCGCGAGGGCAAGGAGGTGCGCTTCGACGCGCCTGAAGGCGCCACCTTCACCATGCCATCTGGCGAGGTGGTCAAAGCCTATGAACTCGTCGAATGGGAGGTTCCCAGGCAGGCGCCCGCCGACTGGCCCGAAACCGCCCGGCAGCCGCTCGCCGATTTCTGGGCGGCGCGCATTGCGCGGCAGCGGGAGATCGACGCTTCGATTGCCCGCAATGCTGACATCGAATATCTCTACGACAGGCCCTACATCGACAACAGAAAGGTGCGCGTGGCCGGACCCTTCACCGTGGAGTCGCTCAGCCCGCACCGCACGCTGTTCGTGGATGAGAACGACGAACTGATCGACCCGCTCCGGGTGCGCGAGCTGCAGGCCGATTATCAGCCGCCGCCGGGCTTCGAGCAGATGGTGCTGGAGAACCTCAAAGCCGCCGGCGTGCAGCAGGTGCACAGGGAAGACCGCATCAGCTTCACGTCGATCGTGCCCTGGCCCGGTGAACTGGTCTGCGCCGAGGGGCGCTACCTGGAGGGCGCGACGGAGAAGCGCGCGGCGATCTTCATCGGTCCTGAGTTCGGCACGGTGAGCCGACCCGATCTCGTCGCTGCGGCGCGCGAGGCGGCCGATGCCAGTTTCGACGTGCTGATCGCCTGCGCCTTCAGCTTCGAGGCCCACGCGAGCGAGTTCAACCGGCTCGGTCGCATCCCCGTGCTCAGGGCGCGCATGAATGCCGACCTGCACATGGGCGGCGACCTCAAGCCCACCGGCAAGGGCAACCTCTTCGTGATCTTTGGCGAACCGGACATCAAACTCCTCCACGAACCCGACGGACGCATTCGCGTGCAGATCCGCGGCGTGGACGTGTTCGATCCTTCCACCGGCGAAATCCGCAGCGACTCCACCGACGGCATCGCCTGTTGGTTCATCGACACCGACTACAACGAAGAGAGTTTCTTCGTCCGCCACGCCTACTTCCTGGGACAGAACGACCCCTACAAGGCGCTCAAGACCACTCTCAGGGCTGAGATCAACGAAGAGGCCTGGGCCACATTGAACAGCGACACCTCCCGTCCCTTTGCGAAACCCGCATCCGGTCGCATCGCCGTCAAGGTGATCAACCACCTGGGGGATGAAGTGATGAAGGTGTTCAGGGTGTAG
- a CDS encoding BPTD_3080 family restriction endonuclease has translation MSQFFDQPILNSPYEYPARHWKLENGQPTGEIIHGRRRAEFITPIPRLKKRRAAQQAEMIFDEGLGLSTATQQYDPTSIINEVRSHVDAWRALPPGQWQVTPETARLLHHWRHHQFSSVRPFFCQIEAVETVIWLTEVAPHTAAGKGLLDHLARANRDANPELNRLALKLATGAGKTTVMAMLIAWQTVNAVRHPQSKRFTRGFLIVTPGITIRDRLRVLLPNDTENYYTTRELVPIDMIEDIHRARIVITNYHAFKLRERMELSAGGRALLQGRGEPIQTTETEGQMLARVMPELMSMKNILVLNDEGHHCYREKPRDPEEEDLTSEEKKEAEKNNEAARLWITGIETVARKIGVSRVIDLSATPFFLRGSGYAEGTLFPWTMSDFSLMDAIECGIVKLPRVPVAENIPGDEMPMYRNLWEHIRKDMPKKGRGKAGDLDPLKIPTRLQTALQALYGHYEKTFRIWEQAGIRVPPCFIIVCQNTAISKLVYDYVAGFVRQNDDGTSTLVNGQLPLFRNFDETTGNPLPRPNTLLIDSEQLESGTALDDNFRAMAADEIERFRRAIIERTGDARKAESLTDQDLLREVMNTVGKPGQLGEQIRCVVSVSMLTEGWDANNVTHILGVRAFGTQLLCEQVIGRALRRQSYEVNAEGLFNPEYADIFGIPFDFTAKPVVVRPQPPRQTIQVRAVRPERDHLEIRFPRVQGYRVELPDERLAAKFTEDSILELTPALVGPTITRNQGIIGEAVDLTLAHLEDMRPSALLFNLTKHLLYNKWRDPGEEPKLHLFGQLKRITGEWLDRCLVCKGDTYPALLMYQELADMACNKITAAITREFQDRRPIKALLDPYNPTGSTAYVRFSTTRQTLWDTAGPPPKCHVNWIVLDSDWEAEFCRVAESHPRVLAYVKNHNLGFEVPYRYGSETRAYRPDFIVLVDDGRGPHDPLHLVIEIKGYRGEDAKEKKSTMETFWIPGVNNLKTYGRWAFAEFGDIWQIQKAFDQLLEQMIRPHGAAERAEAGTD, from the coding sequence ATGAGCCAGTTTTTTGACCAACCGATCCTGAACTCGCCCTACGAATACCCTGCGCGCCACTGGAAGCTCGAAAACGGTCAACCGACAGGGGAGATTATCCACGGCCGGCGTCGGGCGGAATTTATCACGCCCATCCCCAGGCTGAAGAAGCGCCGCGCTGCGCAGCAGGCAGAAATGATCTTCGACGAAGGGCTGGGGCTTTCGACCGCAACGCAGCAGTACGACCCGACCTCGATCATCAACGAAGTGCGTAGCCACGTGGATGCCTGGCGCGCACTGCCGCCGGGCCAGTGGCAGGTCACCCCCGAAACTGCGCGCTTGTTGCACCACTGGCGGCATCACCAGTTCAGCAGCGTGCGCCCGTTCTTCTGCCAGATCGAGGCGGTCGAGACGGTGATCTGGCTCACTGAAGTTGCGCCGCACACGGCTGCCGGGAAGGGTCTCCTCGATCATCTGGCGCGGGCGAACCGCGATGCCAACCCCGAACTCAATCGTCTTGCGCTCAAACTCGCCACCGGCGCGGGCAAGACCACCGTCATGGCCATGCTGATCGCCTGGCAGACGGTCAACGCCGTGCGCCATCCGCAGAGCAAACGCTTCACCCGTGGGTTTCTCATTGTCACGCCGGGGATCACCATCCGGGACCGCCTGCGGGTGTTGCTTCCGAACGACACGGAGAACTACTACACGACCCGCGAGCTGGTTCCCATTGATATGATCGAGGATATCCACCGCGCCCGGATTGTCATCACCAACTACCACGCCTTCAAACTGCGCGAGCGGATGGAACTGTCCGCCGGCGGGCGGGCGCTGCTGCAGGGTCGCGGCGAACCGATCCAGACCACCGAGACGGAAGGGCAGATGCTTGCCCGCGTGATGCCTGAGCTGATGAGCATGAAAAACATCCTGGTGCTCAACGACGAAGGTCATCACTGCTACCGTGAAAAGCCGCGCGACCCGGAAGAGGAAGACCTGACCAGCGAAGAGAAGAAGGAAGCCGAGAAAAACAACGAAGCCGCGCGGTTGTGGATCACCGGTATCGAGACTGTCGCCCGCAAGATCGGCGTGAGCCGGGTGATCGACCTTTCGGCCACGCCGTTCTTTCTGCGCGGCTCAGGCTATGCCGAGGGAACCCTGTTCCCGTGGACGATGAGCGATTTTTCGCTGATGGACGCCATCGAGTGTGGTATCGTGAAGCTCCCGCGCGTGCCCGTGGCCGAGAACATCCCGGGTGACGAGATGCCGATGTACCGCAATCTGTGGGAGCACATCCGCAAGGATATGCCGAAGAAAGGGCGCGGCAAGGCTGGCGACCTGGATCCCTTGAAGATTCCTACCCGTTTGCAGACGGCGCTCCAGGCGCTGTACGGCCACTACGAGAAGACCTTCCGGATCTGGGAGCAGGCTGGCATCCGTGTGCCTCCCTGCTTCATTATCGTCTGCCAGAACACCGCGATCTCCAAACTCGTCTACGACTATGTCGCGGGCTTTGTCCGGCAGAACGACGATGGCACGAGCACACTGGTCAACGGCCAGCTGCCGCTCTTCCGCAATTTCGACGAGACCACCGGCAACCCGCTGCCCCGCCCCAACACCCTGCTCATCGACAGTGAGCAGCTTGAGTCCGGCACGGCTCTCGACGATAACTTCCGCGCGATGGCGGCGGACGAGATCGAGCGCTTCCGCCGCGCCATCATTGAGCGCACCGGCGATGCGCGAAAAGCTGAAAGCCTCACCGACCAGGACCTGCTGCGCGAGGTTATGAACACGGTGGGCAAACCCGGTCAGCTCGGCGAGCAGATCCGCTGCGTGGTCTCGGTCTCCATGCTCACCGAAGGGTGGGACGCCAACAACGTCACCCACATTCTTGGCGTGCGCGCCTTTGGCACCCAGCTGTTGTGCGAGCAGGTCATTGGCCGCGCGCTGCGCCGCCAGTCGTATGAAGTGAACGCTGAAGGTCTCTTCAATCCTGAATATGCCGACATCTTCGGCATTCCCTTCGACTTCACCGCGAAGCCGGTCGTCGTCCGGCCCCAGCCGCCGCGCCAGACCATCCAGGTCAGGGCTGTCCGTCCCGAGCGCGATCACCTGGAAATCCGTTTCCCGCGTGTTCAGGGCTACCGCGTTGAGCTGCCCGACGAGCGCCTGGCTGCAAAATTCACGGAGGACTCCATCCTCGAACTCACCCCCGCCCTCGTCGGACCCACCATCACCCGCAACCAGGGGATCATCGGCGAAGCGGTGGATCTGACCCTCGCGCACCTCGAGGACATGCGTCCTTCGGCGCTGCTCTTCAACCTCACGAAGCACCTGCTCTATAACAAATGGCGCGATCCGGGCGAAGAACCGAAGCTGCACCTCTTTGGCCAGCTCAAGCGCATCACCGGGGAATGGCTGGATCGTTGTCTCGTCTGCAAGGGCGACACGTACCCCGCCTTGCTCATGTACCAGGAACTCGCCGACATGGCCTGCAATAAGATCACCGCCGCTATCACGCGCGAGTTTCAGGACCGGCGCCCGATCAAGGCGCTGCTCGATCCCTATAACCCCACCGGATCAACTGCGTATGTGCGTTTCTCTACTACGCGGCAAACGCTATGGGACACCGCCGGACCGCCGCCGAAGTGCCACGTCAACTGGATCGTGCTCGATAGCGATTGGGAAGCCGAGTTCTGCCGGGTGGCGGAAAGCCATCCCCGCGTGCTCGCCTACGTGAAGAACCACAACCTTGGCTTCGAAGTCCCCTACCGCTACGGCTCGGAAACCCGCGCCTATCGCCCCGACTTCATCGTGCTGGTGGACGATGGCCGGGGTCCGCACGACCCGCTGCACCTCGTGATCGAGATCAAGGGCTATCGCGGCGAGGATGCGAAGGAGAAGAAATCGACGATGGAAACCTTCTGGATTCCCGGCGTGAACAACCTCAAGACCTATGGCCGCTGGGCGTTTGCCGAGTTCGGCGACATCTGGCAGATACAGAAGGCGTTCGATCAGTTGCTTGAGCAGATGATTCGCCCACACGGAGCTGCGGAGCGCGCGGAGGCAGGAACTGACTGA
- the gatA gene encoding Asp-tRNA(Asn)/Glu-tRNA(Gln) amidotransferase subunit GatA encodes MTLLHQLTLSDAREALMRGEITSVELTDALLARIAAVEPQVRAFLTIDAEGARAQAQAADARRAAGDTSPLLGIPLGIKDVISTQGVRTTCASKMLENYVPVYDATAVARLKAAGAVLIGKLNCDEFAMGSSTENSAFQQTRNPWNLERVPGGSSGGSAAAVAAGEAPATLGTDTGGSIRQPAALCGITGLKPTYGRVSRYGLVAFASSLDQIGPMARTVRDCAIILRVIAGADPFDATCTDHPVPDYEAALTGDIRGLRIGVPREYFVAGMQPEVESAVRVAIDVLRDQGAEVREISLPHTPYALPVYYLIAPAEASANLARFDGVRYGLRVPGESYFDELERTRGAGFGPEVRRRIMLGTYALSAGYYDAYYKRAQQVRTLIRRDYQQAFEQVDVIAAPTTPTVAFPIGAHSDDPLAMYLEDVCTLPLNLAGLPGLVVPCGFAAGLPIGLQLIGRAFDEETLLRIGDAYQRVTDWHTRMPDLPVE; translated from the coding sequence ATGACGTTGCTCCACCAGTTGACGCTTTCCGATGCGCGTGAGGCGCTGATGCGCGGTGAGATCACATCGGTCGAGTTGACCGATGCGCTGCTGGCGCGGATTGCCGCTGTCGAACCGCAGGTGCGCGCGTTTCTGACCATCGACGCTGAAGGTGCGCGGGCGCAGGCGCAGGCTGCCGATGCGCGTCGCGCCGCTGGCGATACATCGCCGTTGCTCGGCATTCCGCTTGGCATCAAGGATGTCATTTCGACGCAGGGGGTGCGCACCACCTGCGCCTCGAAGATGCTCGAAAACTATGTTCCGGTGTACGACGCAACGGCTGTTGCGCGCTTGAAAGCAGCTGGCGCGGTGCTGATCGGCAAACTCAACTGTGATGAGTTTGCGATGGGTTCCTCGACCGAGAATAGCGCATTTCAGCAGACGCGCAACCCCTGGAATCTGGAACGGGTTCCCGGCGGTTCATCCGGCGGTTCGGCAGCGGCTGTGGCTGCCGGTGAGGCGCCGGCAACCCTCGGCACCGATACCGGCGGTTCGATCCGTCAACCGGCGGCGCTGTGCGGCATTACCGGTCTCAAGCCGACCTATGGGCGCGTGTCACGTTATGGTCTAGTAGCGTTCGCCTCGTCGCTCGATCAGATCGGACCGATGGCGCGCACGGTGCGCGATTGTGCAATAATTCTGCGGGTTATTGCGGGCGCCGATCCGTTCGATGCAACCTGTACCGATCACCCGGTTCCAGATTATGAGGCGGCGCTGACCGGCGACATTCGCGGGTTGCGCATTGGCGTTCCGCGTGAGTACTTCGTTGCCGGTATGCAACCGGAGGTTGAATCTGCCGTGCGCGTCGCCATTGATGTGTTGCGCGACCAGGGCGCGGAAGTGCGCGAGATCAGTCTGCCGCACACCCCCTACGCGCTGCCGGTCTACTATCTGATCGCTCCGGCGGAAGCCAGCGCCAATCTTGCGCGTTTCGACGGTGTGCGGTATGGGTTGCGCGTGCCGGGCGAGAGTTACTTCGATGAACTAGAGCGCACCCGTGGCGCAGGGTTCGGTCCAGAGGTGCGACGGCGGATTATGCTGGGAACGTATGCGCTCTCAGCGGGGTACTATGATGCCTACTACAAACGCGCCCAACAGGTGCGCACCCTCATCCGGCGCGACTATCAGCAGGCATTCGAGCAGGTCGATGTCATTGCCGCCCCAACCACGCCGACGGTCGCCTTCCCGATTGGGGCGCACTCCGATGACCCACTGGCAATGTACCTCGAGGATGTCTGCACGCTGCCGTTGAATCTGGCAGGGTTGCCGGGGCTGGTTGTGCCATGCGGGTTTGCGGCAGGGCTGCCGATCGGTCTGCAACTGATCGGGCGAGCGTTCGATGAAGAGACGCTGCTGCGCATCGGCGACGCCTATCAGCGTGTTACTGACTGGCATACGCGCATGCCGGATCTGCCGGTTGAGTAA
- a CDS encoding undecaprenyl-phosphate glucose phosphotransferase, whose product MAAISSAPRSRVAPGKTMRQRSWVVRTLLILALIACDSLALNGAFVGVYLWAVRADAEFAASLATVGSTTWLITLLIMNVSMAVAFVGSSLYSLRRGVSRVDEFFKVIVTVSLGTFATLIINAMQPQFGRDPLPWNEQVLVSGWIGAVAGVVALRWAHRSVLTALRRRGIDVRRVIIVGTRDPGRVVLNTIRRQPEMGYHVVGFISNSTPVGTLVEGVPVLGKPAALGRVIRAAQADEVIIAVSGRTPAEVLDLVTLAEDESVEIKLYPDAFQLITNNDISIGDVSGLPLIGIRNVALDSPINRALKRTLDLVVAILVLTLSSPVMLLIALLIKFESRGPVFFVQERVGLDGKPFPTFKFRTMRVDAPLIGNWTTKDDPRVTTLGRFLRRYSLDELPQFINVIRGEMSVVGPRPEQPVWVERFSQSIPRYMRRHKQKAGITGWAQVNGLRGDTSIEERTRYDLYYVENWSLLFDIKIIIKTVVDILSGKNRGY is encoded by the coding sequence TTGGCAGCAATCTCATCCGCCCCCCGGTCGCGCGTCGCGCCCGGTAAAACGATGCGCCAGCGCTCATGGGTGGTGCGCACGCTGCTGATACTGGCGCTGATCGCCTGTGATTCGCTGGCGCTCAATGGAGCGTTCGTCGGCGTCTATCTGTGGGCAGTTCGTGCCGATGCCGAGTTTGCAGCTTCGCTTGCCACCGTTGGTTCGACGACCTGGCTGATCACGCTGTTGATCATGAATGTTTCCATGGCTGTCGCTTTTGTGGGAAGCAGCCTGTACTCGTTGCGTCGCGGCGTATCGCGGGTGGATGAGTTCTTCAAGGTGATCGTGACGGTTTCACTTGGAACATTTGCCACCCTGATCATCAACGCGATGCAACCGCAGTTCGGACGTGATCCACTTCCCTGGAACGAGCAGGTGCTGGTGAGTGGCTGGATCGGCGCAGTGGCGGGTGTGGTCGCGCTAAGGTGGGCGCACCGTTCGGTGCTGACGGCGCTGCGTCGGCGCGGGATCGATGTGCGCCGTGTCATTATCGTCGGAACGCGCGATCCGGGGCGGGTGGTGCTCAATACCATCCGACGCCAGCCCGAAATGGGGTATCACGTCGTCGGTTTTATTTCGAACTCAACGCCGGTTGGCACGCTGGTCGAGGGGGTGCCGGTGCTTGGCAAACCGGCGGCGCTTGGTCGTGTGATACGCGCAGCGCAGGCGGATGAGGTCATCATTGCGGTGTCAGGTCGAACGCCGGCAGAAGTGCTGGACCTCGTCACCCTCGCCGAGGATGAGTCGGTCGAGATTAAACTCTATCCCGACGCTTTTCAACTGATCACCAATAACGATATTTCAATCGGCGATGTGAGCGGCTTGCCCCTGATCGGCATTCGCAACGTTGCACTCGACAGTCCGATCAACCGGGCGCTTAAGCGCACGCTCGATCTGGTGGTTGCGATCCTGGTATTGACCCTCAGTTCACCGGTCATGCTGCTGATCGCGCTGCTGATCAAATTCGAGTCGCGCGGTCCGGTCTTCTTTGTGCAGGAGCGGGTTGGTCTGGACGGGAAGCCGTTCCCGACCTTCAAGTTCCGCACGATGCGCGTCGATGCGCCGCTGATCGGCAACTGGACGACGAAGGACGATCCGCGGGTGACGACGCTTGGGCGCTTCCTGCGGCGCTACAGTCTCGATGAATTGCCGCAGTTCATCAATGTTATTCGTGGGGAGATGAGCGTTGTCGGACCACGCCCGGAGCAACCGGTGTGGGTCGAGCGGTTCAGTCAGAGCATCCCGCGCTATATGCGCCGCCACAAGCAGAAGGCTGGCATTACCGGATGGGCGCAGGTCAACGGGTTGCGCGGCGATACCAGCATTGAGGAGCGCACCCGCTACGATCTCTACTATGTTGAAAACTGGTCACTGCTATTTGACATAAAAATTATCATCAAGACGGTTGTTGATATCCTTTCAGGCAAAAATCGAGGGTACTGA
- a CDS encoding glycosyltransferase family 2 protein produces MASLALVIANYNTRDLLRACLRSITEDDPRCAISIWVVDNASNDDSAAMVRTEFPHVRLIVSPHNGGFAFANNLALRAILDETDAADYVMLLNPDTVVPRGALDLLVDYMEAHPDVGACGPKLLLPDGSLDLACRRSFPTPEVAFYRMIGLSRLFPRYPRFARYNLTYLDENCETEVDSVVGACMLVRASVVREVGLLDEAFFMYGEDLDWAYRIKQYGWRIMYVPSVTVYHHKRASSSQRPVQAIRWFYDAMRIFHRKHFAATTPALLNAMIETGITLKEFLSLGSNLIRPPVARRAR; encoded by the coding sequence ATGGCGTCGCTTGCGCTTGTCATCGCCAATTACAACACCCGCGATCTGTTACGTGCCTGTCTGCGCTCGATCACGGAGGACGATCCGCGCTGCGCCATCAGCATCTGGGTGGTGGATAATGCATCCAACGACGACAGCGCCGCAATGGTGCGCACCGAATTCCCGCATGTGCGCCTGATCGTCAGTCCGCACAACGGCGGGTTTGCGTTCGCCAACAATCTGGCGCTGCGCGCCATTCTTGATGAGACTGATGCCGCCGATTATGTGATGCTGCTCAACCCGGATACGGTTGTGCCGCGTGGTGCGCTTGATCTGCTGGTTGATTATATGGAAGCGCATCCCGATGTCGGTGCGTGTGGTCCGAAGTTGCTGTTGCCCGACGGCTCGCTCGACCTGGCGTGTCGGCGCTCATTCCCCACGCCAGAAGTCGCATTCTACCGGATGATCGGTCTGTCGCGCCTGTTCCCGCGTTATCCGCGCTTCGCGCGCTACAACCTGACCTATCTGGACGAAAATTGTGAGACCGAGGTCGATTCGGTGGTGGGCGCCTGTATGCTGGTGCGCGCCAGCGTCGTGCGCGAAGTCGGCTTGCTCGACGAGGCGTTCTTCATGTATGGCGAAGACCTCGATTGGGCGTACCGCATCAAACAGTACGGCTGGCGCATTATGTATGTTCCATCGGTGACGGTGTACCACCACAAACGCGCATCGAGCAGCCAGCGCCCTGTGCAGGCGATCCGCTGGTTTTACGATGCCATGCGTATTTTTCACCGCAAGCATTTTGCCGCCACCACTCCGGCGTTGCTGAATGCAATGATTGAAACCGGTATTACGCTGAAGGAGTTCCTCAGCCTTGGCAGCAATCTCATCCGCCCCCCGGTCGCGCGTCGCGCCCGGTAA
- the trpA gene encoding tryptophan synthase subunit alpha translates to MSRIAETFAYLRAAGRTALMPYLMTGYPERDSALELAPALEAAGADLFELGVPFSDPLADGATIQRASERALANGIRLEHCIETVAGLRKRGVRAPIVPMGYYNPFLQYGLERLARDMADAGADGLIIPDLPPEEAHECHAACRAHGLDLIFFVAPTTPDERIDRIAALASGFIYCVALTGVTGARRELWSGLPAFLERVRRRTSLPLVVGFGISSAAHVREAGRYAAGAIVASALINVIEQAPPGEYVARAVDFVRSLRG, encoded by the coding sequence ATGAGCCGTATTGCCGAAACCTTTGCCTATTTGCGCGCCGCCGGGCGCACAGCACTTATGCCCTACCTGATGACCGGTTACCCGGAGCGCGACTCGGCGCTGGAACTTGCACCCGCGCTGGAAGCGGCTGGCGCCGATCTGTTCGAGCTTGGCGTTCCATTCTCCGATCCGCTCGCCGACGGCGCCACGATCCAGCGCGCCTCGGAGCGCGCCCTTGCCAACGGCATTCGCCTGGAACACTGCATCGAAACGGTTGCCGGGTTGCGCAAACGTGGCGTGCGCGCGCCAATCGTGCCGATGGGGTATTACAACCCATTTTTGCAGTACGGTCTTGAGCGGCTGGCACGCGATATGGCTGATGCTGGCGCGGATGGACTGATCATTCCCGACCTGCCGCCGGAAGAGGCGCACGAGTGCCACGCTGCCTGCCGTGCGCATGGTCTTGACCTGATCTTCTTTGTCGCTCCCACCACCCCTGACGAACGAATCGACCGCATCGCCGCACTCGCAAGCGGTTTCATCTACTGCGTTGCGCTGACCGGCGTCACCGGCGCGCGGCGCGAACTGTGGAGCGGATTACCCGCGTTCCTCGAACGGGTTCGCCGCCGCACCAGTCTGCCGCTGGTGGTCGGATTCGGCATCAGCAGTGCGGCGCATGTCCGTGAGGCGGGCAGATATGCCGCCGGTGCAATCGTCGCCAGCGCGCTGATCAATGTCATCGAACAGGCGCCGCCCGGCGAGTATGTTGCACGCGCAGTCGATTTCGTGCGGTCGCTGCGTGGCTGA